A single genomic interval of Amycolatopsis albispora harbors:
- a CDS encoding PLP-dependent aminotransferase family protein, whose amino-acid sequence MPHSDTALPVRLDRRSATPLAVQLADALRESAATGHLRGGDRLPSTRALANRLGVSRTVTSAAYEQLHAEGWIAGRHGSGTYVTTSPPRDRPARGLVIGEAPARPDLLDLSPGVPWADGLDRAAWRRAWRAAADAPPLSRAHRAGLFDYRAVIAEHLLRHRGLPAGTDSVLATAGTTAALIEIAGAIFRPGDVIGVEEPGYQRAVQALTSIGLKTVPVPVDGEGLRPGAVPRGLRAVYCSPAHQYPMGSRMSAARRVQLVERARAEDFLLIEDDYDGELRFDVAPLPLLAALAPDVVVHLGTTSKILTPTLGAGWMVAPPKVAAAVLEYRDRVGTRPSPAGQRVLIELARHGDLGRHLRKLRRELSERRSMLTGALYDSGIPVLGDDAGAHLVVPLNSAAEERDKVRAAEAAGIRLDHLGRHFAGIPTAYGIPLAYSGCSRDALAGALDTLVRLLRPGVIHKSPVG is encoded by the coding sequence TTGCCGCATTCCGACACCGCGCTGCCGGTGCGCCTTGACCGCCGGAGCGCAACCCCGCTCGCCGTGCAGCTCGCCGACGCGCTGCGTGAGTCGGCCGCCACCGGCCACCTGCGTGGCGGCGACCGCCTTCCGTCCACGCGGGCGCTCGCCAACCGCCTCGGCGTCAGCCGGACGGTGACCTCGGCAGCATACGAGCAACTGCACGCCGAAGGCTGGATTGCCGGGCGGCACGGCTCTGGTACCTACGTCACCACCTCGCCGCCGCGTGACCGGCCCGCCCGCGGCCTGGTCATCGGCGAGGCACCGGCCCGGCCCGACCTGCTCGACCTCAGCCCCGGGGTGCCGTGGGCCGACGGGCTGGACCGCGCGGCCTGGCGACGGGCCTGGCGCGCGGCCGCCGACGCGCCGCCGTTGTCCAGGGCCCATCGCGCCGGCCTGTTCGACTACCGCGCGGTGATCGCCGAGCACCTGCTCCGCCACCGCGGGCTCCCCGCGGGCACGGACTCGGTGCTGGCCACCGCGGGCACCACCGCCGCGTTGATCGAGATCGCCGGTGCGATCTTCCGCCCCGGTGACGTGATCGGCGTCGAGGAACCCGGGTACCAGCGGGCCGTGCAGGCGCTGACCAGCATCGGGCTGAAGACCGTGCCGGTGCCGGTGGACGGCGAGGGGCTGCGCCCGGGCGCGGTGCCGCGCGGGCTGCGCGCGGTCTACTGCTCTCCGGCGCACCAGTACCCGATGGGCAGCCGGATGAGCGCGGCCAGGCGGGTCCAGCTGGTCGAGCGGGCGCGGGCCGAGGACTTCCTGCTCATCGAGGACGACTACGACGGTGAGCTGCGGTTCGACGTGGCGCCGTTGCCGCTGCTCGCCGCGCTGGCCCCGGACGTGGTGGTGCACCTGGGCACCACCAGCAAGATCCTCACGCCCACGCTCGGCGCGGGCTGGATGGTCGCGCCGCCGAAGGTGGCCGCGGCGGTGCTGGAGTACCGCGACCGCGTCGGCACCCGGCCGTCCCCGGCCGGGCAGCGCGTGCTGATCGAGCTGGCCCGCCACGGCGACCTGGGCCGTCACCTGCGGAAACTGCGCCGCGAGCTGTCCGAGCGGCGGTCCATGCTGACCGGCGCGCTGTACGACAGCGGCATCCCGGTCCTCGGTGACGACGCGGGCGCGCACCTGGTGGTCCCGCTGAACTCGGCGGCCGAGGAACGCGACAAGGTGCGCGCGGCCGAGGCGGCGGGCATCCGGCTCGACCACCTCGGGCGCCATTTCGCGGGCATCCCGACCGCCTACGGCATCCCGCTCGCCTATTCGGGTTGTTCCCGCGACGCGCTGGCCGGCGCGCTGGACACGCTGGTCCGCCTACTGCGGCCCGGAGTGATCCACAAGAGCCCGGTAGGGTGA
- a CDS encoding NAD(P)H-dependent glycerol-3-phosphate dehydrogenase: MDIQRVTVLGAGSWGTTFAKVLGDAGRDVTMWARRPEVAAEITDAGTNGGYLPGVALPSRITATADPAAALDGAQAVVLAVPSQSLRANLTAWRGLLPPDAVLVSLAKGVELGTLKRMSEVITEIAGVPDGQVVVVSGPNLAKEIAQEQPSAAVVACADHERAVAVQRACSTGYFRPYTNTDVVGCELGGACKNVIALSCGMAAGLGFGTNTMATLITRGLAEMARLGVKLGADPLTFAGLAGVGDLVATCSSPLSRNRTFGERLGRGESVAQAQEAVGGQVAEGVKSCTSIRELASGLGVDMPITDAMHRVCHGGEDPRRLGAELLGRTRKHEWS; this comes from the coding sequence ATGGACATCCAGCGGGTCACCGTGCTCGGGGCCGGCTCGTGGGGCACCACCTTCGCCAAGGTGCTCGGTGACGCCGGGCGCGACGTGACGATGTGGGCCCGGCGGCCGGAGGTCGCCGCGGAGATCACCGACGCCGGGACCAACGGCGGTTACCTGCCGGGCGTGGCGCTGCCGTCGCGGATCACCGCCACCGCCGACCCGGCCGCCGCGCTCGACGGCGCGCAGGCGGTGGTGCTGGCCGTGCCGAGCCAGAGCCTGCGGGCCAACCTGACCGCGTGGCGCGGGCTGCTGCCGCCGGACGCGGTGCTGGTCAGCCTGGCCAAGGGCGTGGAACTGGGCACGCTGAAGCGGATGAGCGAGGTGATCACCGAGATCGCCGGGGTGCCGGACGGGCAGGTGGTGGTGGTCTCCGGGCCGAACCTGGCCAAGGAGATCGCGCAGGAGCAGCCGTCGGCGGCGGTGGTCGCGTGCGCCGACCACGAGCGCGCGGTGGCCGTGCAGCGGGCCTGCTCGACGGGCTACTTCCGGCCGTACACGAACACCGACGTGGTGGGCTGCGAGCTGGGTGGCGCGTGCAAGAACGTGATCGCGCTGAGCTGCGGCATGGCCGCCGGGCTCGGTTTCGGCACGAACACCATGGCGACGCTGATCACCCGCGGCCTGGCCGAAATGGCGCGGCTCGGCGTGAAGCTGGGTGCCGACCCGCTGACCTTCGCCGGGCTGGCCGGGGTGGGCGACCTGGTCGCCACCTGCTCGTCGCCGCTGTCGCGGAACCGGACCTTCGGGGAGCGGCTCGGGCGCGGTGAGTCGGTCGCGCAGGCGCAGGAGGCGGTCGGCGGTCAGGTGGCCGAGGGCGTGAAGTCGTGCACGTCCATCCGGGAACTCGCCTCCGGCCTCGGGGTCGACATGCCGATCACGGACGCCATGCACCGCGTCTGCCACGGCGGGGAGGACCCGCGACGGCTGGGCGCCGAACTGCTCGGCCGCACCCGGAAGCACGAATGGTCCTGA
- a CDS encoding Lrp/AsnC family transcriptional regulator, which translates to MVHAYILIQTEVGKAASVAAEIAGIPGVTTSEDVTGPYDVIVRAAADNVDQLGQLVVAKVQNVEGITRTLTCPVVHL; encoded by the coding sequence GTGGTCCACGCATACATCCTCATCCAGACCGAGGTCGGCAAGGCCGCGTCCGTCGCGGCGGAGATCGCGGGCATTCCCGGGGTCACCACCTCCGAGGACGTGACCGGGCCCTACGACGTGATCGTCCGGGCCGCCGCCGACAACGTCGACCAGCTGGGCCAGCTGGTGGTGGCCAAGGTGCAGAACGTGGAGGGCATCACCCGCACGCTGACCTGCCCCGTGGTGCACCTCTGA
- the cofC gene encoding 2-phospho-L-lactate guanylyltransferase, producing the protein MKPPSLGKSRLRGALDDMHDEDTHTELVLSLAADTLAAATSANGVRRVLVVAAEPAALTGLHRLGVEIVGDAGVRGLNQALRRGEAILRRADPGGVVAALQADLPALRPDELAMALGAAADRRAFVADRQGTGTTLLVAAPGEPLDPRFGTGSALAHTASGAVPLDVLAPSLRSDVDTAADLANARRLGLGERTSTLLGEACCLS; encoded by the coding sequence ATGAAACCGCCCAGCCTGGGCAAGTCCAGGCTGCGTGGTGCGCTGGACGACATGCACGACGAGGACACCCATACCGAACTCGTGCTGTCACTCGCCGCCGACACGCTCGCCGCGGCGACCTCGGCGAACGGCGTCCGCCGGGTGCTGGTGGTGGCCGCCGAACCGGCCGCGCTGACCGGGCTGCACCGGCTCGGCGTCGAGATCGTCGGCGACGCCGGGGTGCGCGGGCTCAACCAGGCACTTCGCCGCGGGGAGGCGATCCTGCGCCGCGCCGATCCCGGCGGGGTGGTCGCCGCGCTGCAGGCCGACCTCCCCGCGCTGCGACCGGACGAGCTGGCGATGGCGCTCGGTGCCGCCGCCGACCGCCGTGCCTTCGTCGCCGACCGCCAGGGCACCGGCACCACGCTGCTGGTCGCCGCGCCCGGTGAACCGCTGGACCCGCGCTTCGGCACCGGCTCCGCGCTCGCGCACACCGCGTCGGGCGCGGTGCCGCTGGACGTGCTCGCGCCCTCGCTGCGCAGCGACGTGGACACCGCCGCCGACCTCGCCAACGCCAGGAGACTCGGGCTCGGCGAGCGCACCTCGACCCTGCTCGGCGAGGCCTGCTGCCTGAGCTGA
- a CDS encoding DUF3515 domain-containing protein, translating to MPEFDSETGAPPRLLIVIAATLAVALAAGVAVFGILTGSADEQAAPRDDGPLPLVPVPAPQAAAPECATLLGALPGALTSNGEQLAKRELAQPAPPSTTAWGTGDPIILRCGLDQPRELTRTAQLRVVNSVQWLPVTAEGTTTWFLADRAVYVALTVPDSAGTGPLQEISDAIAGALPPVPLRFSDG from the coding sequence GTGCCTGAGTTCGACTCCGAGACCGGTGCCCCGCCCCGGCTGCTGATCGTGATCGCCGCGACCCTGGCGGTCGCGCTCGCCGCCGGGGTGGCGGTTTTCGGCATCCTCACCGGCTCGGCCGACGAGCAGGCCGCGCCACGCGACGACGGCCCGCTCCCCCTGGTGCCGGTGCCCGCGCCGCAGGCCGCCGCGCCCGAATGCGCCACGCTGCTCGGCGCGCTGCCCGGTGCGCTGACCTCCAACGGCGAGCAGCTCGCCAAGCGCGAGCTGGCGCAGCCCGCTCCCCCGTCCACCACCGCATGGGGCACCGGCGACCCGATCATCCTGCGTTGTGGTCTGGACCAGCCGCGCGAGCTGACCAGGACCGCCCAGCTGCGCGTGGTCAACTCGGTGCAGTGGCTGCCGGTGACCGCCGAGGGCACCACCACCTGGTTCCTCGCCGACCGCGCCGTCTACGTGGCGCTGACCGTGCCCGACAGCGCCGGGACCGGCCCGCTGCAGGAGATCTCCGACGCGATCGCGGGCGCGCTGCCCCCGGTGCCGCTGCGCTTCTCCGACGGTTGA
- a CDS encoding D-alanine--D-alanine ligase family protein — translation MTAAKTRVAVVFGGRSTEHTISCVSAGSVLANLDPERFEIVPIGITREGGWVLGTSDPDRLRIEGDQLPVVADGRSLVLTGDRTNRELVSLDAGVDAIGAVDVIFPVLHGAFGEDGTIQGLLELADVPYVGAGVLASATAMDKEFAKKLLAAEGLPGGDYAVLRRGQSTLPEAERERLGLPVFVKPARAGSSIGISKVTDWSQLDAAIALARETDPKVLVEAAVVGREVECGVLEFPDGRVEASLPAEIRVLATDESAWYDFETKYLGEAAELDIPAKLDDQVTERLREMAVDAFHALDCQGLARVDFFVGADGTLTINEVNTMPGFTATSAYPKMWAVTGVDYPTLLSTLVDTALARGTGLR, via the coding sequence ATGACCGCAGCCAAGACGCGGGTCGCCGTGGTGTTCGGCGGCCGCAGCACCGAGCACACCATCTCCTGCGTTTCGGCGGGCAGTGTGCTGGCGAACCTGGATCCCGAGCGGTTCGAGATCGTGCCCATCGGCATCACCCGCGAGGGTGGCTGGGTGCTCGGCACGAGCGACCCGGACCGCCTGCGCATCGAGGGCGACCAGCTGCCGGTGGTGGCCGACGGCCGCAGCCTGGTGCTCACCGGTGACCGCACCAACCGCGAACTGGTCTCGCTGGACGCCGGGGTGGACGCGATCGGCGCGGTGGACGTGATCTTCCCGGTGCTGCACGGCGCCTTCGGTGAGGACGGCACCATCCAGGGCCTGCTGGAACTGGCGGACGTGCCCTACGTCGGTGCCGGCGTGCTCGCCAGCGCGACGGCGATGGACAAGGAGTTCGCCAAGAAGCTGCTCGCCGCCGAGGGCCTGCCCGGCGGCGACTACGCGGTGCTCCGGCGTGGACAGTCCACTTTGCCCGAAGCCGAGCGCGAACGCCTTGGCCTGCCGGTTTTTGTCAAACCGGCCAGGGCCGGGTCCTCGATCGGCATCAGCAAGGTGACCGACTGGTCCCAGCTGGACGCGGCGATCGCGCTGGCCCGCGAGACCGATCCGAAGGTGCTCGTCGAGGCCGCGGTGGTCGGCCGTGAGGTCGAATGCGGCGTGCTGGAGTTCCCCGACGGCCGGGTCGAAGCCTCGCTGCCTGCGGAGATCCGCGTGCTCGCCACCGACGAAAGCGCCTGGTACGACTTCGAAACCAAGTACCTCGGCGAGGCGGCGGAGCTGGACATCCCGGCGAAGCTGGACGACCAGGTGACCGAGCGCCTGCGCGAGATGGCCGTCGACGCCTTCCACGCGCTGGACTGCCAGGGCCTGGCCAGGGTGGACTTCTTCGTCGGCGCCGACGGCACGCTCACCATCAACGAGGTGAACACCATGCCGGGCTTCACCGCCACCTCGGCCTACCCGAAGATGTGGGCGGTGACCGGGGTGGACTACCCGACCCTGCTGTCCACTTTGGTCGACACCGCGCTGGCCCGCGGCACCGGCCTGCGCTGA
- a CDS encoding right-handed parallel beta-helix repeat-containing protein → MRAGVTAVVVSAALAALIIPGTASAAVVTVRTGEELKTALSTVQPGDTIQLAAGTTFTGNFKAPVSGTASARITLKGPRDAVLKASGGRGLELTGSYWNLEGFTITGGQKGLMALGVRHTVVDGLRVHGIGHEAIHFQHGSTDNVVRNSEISDTGKQTPSYGEGIYFGSAKSNWPGGTPDRSDRNKALGNKIGPNVAAEAIDVKEGTSDGELSGNTFDGTGQLGENSGDSWVDVKGNGYRVTNNKGSKVFVTTKSYGGFEVHVQLAGWGENNTFANNTADVRSAGAYGFYIHKTGLGNKVCASNTVTNAGKGFSNVPATSGC, encoded by the coding sequence ATGCGTGCAGGCGTCACCGCAGTTGTCGTTTCGGCCGCGCTCGCGGCGCTCATCATTCCCGGCACCGCGTCGGCCGCGGTCGTCACCGTGCGGACCGGCGAGGAACTGAAGACCGCACTGTCCACAGTGCAACCGGGCGACACCATCCAGCTGGCCGCCGGCACCACCTTCACCGGCAACTTCAAGGCACCGGTCAGCGGCACGGCGAGCGCCCGGATCACGCTGAAGGGCCCGCGTGACGCGGTGCTCAAGGCGTCCGGCGGGCGTGGCCTCGAACTGACCGGCAGCTACTGGAACCTCGAAGGCTTCACCATCACCGGCGGGCAGAAGGGCCTGATGGCGCTGGGCGTGCGCCACACCGTCGTGGACGGCCTGCGCGTGCACGGCATCGGCCACGAAGCCATCCACTTCCAGCACGGCAGCACCGACAACGTGGTGCGCAACTCGGAGATCAGCGACACCGGCAAGCAGACGCCCAGCTACGGCGAGGGCATCTACTTCGGCTCGGCGAAGAGCAACTGGCCGGGCGGCACACCGGACCGCAGCGACCGCAACAAGGCGCTGGGCAACAAGATCGGGCCGAACGTGGCCGCCGAGGCGATCGACGTCAAGGAGGGCACCAGCGACGGTGAGCTGTCCGGCAACACCTTCGACGGCACCGGGCAGCTTGGCGAGAACTCCGGTGACAGCTGGGTGGACGTGAAGGGCAACGGCTACCGCGTGACGAACAACAAGGGCAGCAAGGTGTTCGTCACGACCAAGAGCTACGGCGGGTTCGAGGTGCACGTCCAGCTGGCGGGCTGGGGCGAGAACAACACCTTCGCGAACAACACCGCGGATGTGCGGTCAGCTGGCGCGTATGGCTTCTACATCCACAAAACGGGGCTGGGCAACAAGGTCTGCGCGAGCAACACGGTGACCAACGCGGGCAAGGGGTTCAGCAACGTGCCCGCCACCAGCGGCTGCTGA
- a CDS encoding cysteine dioxygenase, with protein MFAVPDNTVALAENAVQRHPVRVALEYANDRDRWRHLLRYDPDQRFSALIARDEEQEIWLMSWLPGQETDLHDHVESTGAFTVVSGALTETVSRRAVDGRVVTEVHPLVAGQSRVFAPGYVHHVHNPGGDPAISVHVYRSGGRAMRSYRGSFVDGPTRSTT; from the coding sequence ATGTTCGCCGTTCCGGACAACACCGTCGCGCTGGCCGAAAACGCGGTGCAGCGCCACCCCGTGCGCGTCGCACTGGAGTACGCCAACGACCGAGACCGCTGGCGCCACCTGCTCCGCTACGACCCCGACCAGCGCTTCTCCGCGCTCATCGCCCGTGACGAAGAGCAGGAGATCTGGCTGATGAGCTGGCTGCCCGGCCAGGAAACCGACCTGCACGACCACGTCGAGTCGACCGGCGCCTTCACCGTGGTCTCCGGCGCGCTGACCGAAACCGTCAGCCGCCGGGCCGTCGACGGCCGCGTGGTCACCGAGGTGCACCCGCTGGTCGCCGGTCAGTCACGCGTGTTCGCCCCGGGTTACGTGCACCACGTGCACAACCCCGGCGGCGACCCGGCGATCAGCGTGCACGTCTACCGCTCCGGCGGCCGGGCCATGCGCAGCTACCGCGGCAGCTTCGTCGACGGGCCCACCCGCTCCACCACGTGA
- a CDS encoding thiamine-phosphate kinase, giving the protein MPRDTSEQPTVAQTGEFGLIRALTEGRAQPPFTLLGPGDDAALVAAPDGRVVASTDVLVEGVHFRLDWSTPEQVGRKAVAVNLADIAAMGALPSSVLVGFACPGETPAAVLTGLADGMWAEAERAGIGVVGGDVVRSDNLVVSITALGDLNGLPPVTRAGARPGDVVAVCGRLGWAASGLVVLGRGFRSPVGVVNAHRYPEPPYAAGPAAASAGATAMIDVSDGLLADLGHIAKASEVGIDVRTEALQPDQRLQEVAAALGADAQHWVLTGGEDHALVATFPPHVDLPSGWRRIGSVTMPESGVTVDGRPYVTEETGWEHWKTS; this is encoded by the coding sequence GTGCCGCGGGACACATCCGAGCAGCCGACCGTGGCGCAGACGGGTGAGTTCGGCCTGATCCGCGCCCTCACCGAAGGCCGCGCGCAGCCGCCGTTCACGCTGCTCGGGCCGGGCGACGACGCGGCGCTGGTGGCCGCGCCCGACGGACGGGTGGTGGCCAGCACCGACGTGCTGGTGGAGGGGGTGCACTTCCGGCTCGACTGGTCCACCCCCGAGCAGGTGGGCCGCAAGGCGGTGGCGGTGAACCTGGCCGACATCGCCGCGATGGGCGCGCTGCCCAGCTCGGTGCTGGTCGGCTTCGCCTGCCCCGGCGAAACCCCGGCGGCGGTGCTGACCGGGCTCGCCGACGGCATGTGGGCCGAGGCCGAACGCGCCGGGATCGGCGTGGTCGGCGGCGACGTGGTCCGGTCGGACAACCTGGTGGTGAGCATCACCGCACTGGGTGATCTGAACGGGCTGCCGCCGGTGACCAGGGCGGGTGCCCGGCCCGGTGACGTGGTCGCGGTGTGCGGGCGGCTGGGCTGGGCGGCCTCCGGGCTGGTGGTGCTCGGCCGCGGGTTCCGCTCGCCGGTCGGCGTGGTCAACGCCCACCGCTATCCCGAGCCGCCGTACGCCGCCGGGCCCGCGGCCGCGTCGGCCGGGGCCACCGCGATGATCGACGTCTCCGACGGCCTGCTGGCCGATCTGGGGCACATCGCGAAGGCGTCCGAGGTCGGCATCGACGTGCGCACCGAGGCGCTCCAGCCGGACCAGCGGCTCCAGGAGGTGGCCGCCGCGCTCGGCGCCGACGCGCAGCACTGGGTGCTCACCGGCGGCGAGGACCACGCGCTCGTGGCCACCTTCCCGCCGCACGTGGACCTGCCGTCCGGCTGGCGCCGGATCGGCTCGGTGACCATGCCGGAGTCCGGGGTGACGGTGGACGGGCGGCCGTATGTGACCGAAGAGACCGGCTGGGAGCACTGGAAAACCAGCTAG
- a CDS encoding lysophospholipid acyltransferase family protein, producing the protein MADREKGGFWVGTAAALFYPLTLLGRREYRHSERIPRTGGALLVLNHISHLDPVVDAVLVHRNKRVPRFMAKESLTRTPLLGKILIGSGGIPVYRGSSSAGDSLRAAHQALREGKVVVIYPEGTITRDPAVWPKKSYTGAARLALQNDVPVIPIARWGTHEILNGYTRKFRPFPRKRVVHSVGEPLDLSPYRGRPLGAKVLREVTDLMMDEVTALLAEVRGEQPPATRPDED; encoded by the coding sequence TTGGCCGATCGGGAAAAGGGCGGTTTCTGGGTCGGGACCGCCGCGGCGCTGTTCTACCCGCTGACCCTGCTCGGCAGGCGGGAGTACCGGCACAGCGAGCGCATCCCGCGCACCGGGGGCGCGCTGCTGGTGCTCAACCACATCTCCCACCTCGACCCGGTGGTCGACGCGGTGCTGGTGCACCGCAACAAGCGCGTGCCGCGGTTCATGGCGAAGGAGAGCCTGACCCGCACGCCGCTGCTCGGCAAGATCCTCATCGGCTCGGGCGGCATCCCGGTCTACCGCGGCTCGTCCAGCGCCGGTGACAGCCTGCGCGCGGCGCACCAGGCACTGCGCGAGGGCAAGGTGGTGGTGATCTATCCCGAGGGCACGATCACCAGGGACCCGGCGGTCTGGCCGAAGAAGTCCTACACCGGTGCCGCGCGGCTGGCGCTGCAGAACGACGTGCCGGTGATCCCGATCGCGCGCTGGGGCACGCACGAGATCCTCAACGGCTACACCAGGAAGTTCCGGCCGTTCCCGCGCAAGCGCGTGGTGCACTCGGTGGGCGAGCCGCTCGACCTCTCGCCCTACCGCGGCCGCCCGCTCGGTGCGAAGGTGCTGCGTGAGGTGACCGACCTGATGATGGACGAGGTGACCGCGCTGCTCGCCGAAGTGCGCGGGGAACAGCCGCCGGCCACGCGACCCGACGAGGACTGA
- a CDS encoding pyridoxamine 5'-phosphate oxidase family protein: protein MTPLSPTPRSTLTRKKDRGRTDRAELYAVLDEGLVCHLGLVLDGSPVVLPTGYGRDGETLYLHGSTGSPSMRAAATEIDICVTVTLLDAVVYSRSVNDHSMNYRSAVVHGRARALSGDEKWHGLRVLTDHLAPGSWEHAREVSAKEFAAVSVLALDLAEASVKVRDAGALDHPDDVEADAAWAGVLPIRMSFGEPDTDPKCSVPVPAHVVERVGPSTKLPR from the coding sequence ATGACCCCATTGTCACCTACTCCGCGCAGCACCCTGACCCGGAAGAAGGACCGCGGCCGGACCGACCGGGCCGAGTTGTACGCCGTGCTCGACGAGGGCCTGGTCTGCCACCTCGGCCTGGTGCTCGACGGCTCACCGGTGGTGCTGCCGACCGGCTACGGCCGCGACGGGGAAACGCTCTACCTGCACGGCTCCACCGGCTCCCCGAGCATGCGCGCGGCCGCCACCGAGATCGACATCTGCGTGACGGTGACCCTGCTCGACGCCGTGGTGTACTCGCGCTCGGTCAACGACCACTCGATGAACTACCGCAGCGCCGTGGTGCACGGGCGGGCACGCGCGCTGTCCGGGGACGAGAAGTGGCACGGGCTGCGTGTGCTCACCGACCACCTCGCGCCCGGTTCGTGGGAGCACGCGCGCGAGGTCAGCGCCAAGGAGTTCGCGGCGGTCTCGGTGCTCGCGCTCGACCTGGCCGAGGCGTCGGTGAAGGTGCGCGACGCCGGTGCGCTCGACCACCCCGACGACGTGGAGGCGGACGCCGCGTGGGCGGGCGTGCTGCCGATCCGGATGTCCTTCGGGGAGCCCGATACCGATCCGAAGTGCTCGGTCCCGGTGCCCGCTCACGTGGTGGAGCGGGTGGGCCCGTCGACGAAGCTGCCGCGGTAG